From Cardiocondyla obscurior isolate alpha-2009 linkage group LG09, Cobs3.1, whole genome shotgun sequence, one genomic window encodes:
- the Tdh gene encoding L-threonine 3-dehydrogenase, mitochondrial, translating into MYKSIIRFSCHITRNTHRKFHVTINSFRETKDIDATKKSGSIKIGNAVRPPRILITGGLGQLGTECAKLLRRNYGNDNVILSDIIKPSEENLENGPFIFADILDFKGLQKIVVDYRIDWLIHFSALLSAVGEQNVPLAVRVNIEGMHNVIELAKQYKLRIFIPSTIGAFGPDSPRNPTPNITVQRPRTIYGVSKVHAELLGEYYHHRFGLDFRCLRFPGVISSDPPGGGTTDYAVAVFHEGLLNKKYQCYLEPNTRLPMIYIEDCLSALFQFLNTPDELLRRRVYNVTAMSFTPEELFNELFKYIPDLKISYKPDKRQYIAESWPQVFDDSEARRDWGWQHKYDLQRLVELMVRDVSTNFLPKHRLKEVNSYV; encoded by the exons ATGTACAAAAGTATTATTCGTTTCTCATGTCACATCACGAGAAACACTCACAGAAAGTTCCACGTAACTATCAATTCTTTTCGTGAGACGAAAGATATAGATGCCACCAAGAAATCTGGTTCCATTAAAATAGGAAATGCAGTCAGACCTCcgcgaatattaataacgG GTGGTCTCGGACAGCTGGGTACGGAATGCGCGAAATTGCTCCGTCGGAATTATGGTAACGACAATGTCATACTATCAGATATTATCAAGCCGTCAGAGGAGAACTTGGAGAACGGACCCTTCATCTTCGCCGACATTCTCGACTTTAAGGGCCTGCAGAAGATCGTCGTGGACTACAGGATCGACTGGCTTATCCACTTCAGCGCTCTGCTTAGCGCTGTCGGCGAACAAAACGTGCCGTTAGCAGTCCGAGTCAATATCGAAG GAATGCACAACGTCATCGAGCTAGCAAAGCAATATAAGCTGAGAATCTTTATACCCTCAACGATCGGCGCATTTGGTCCTGACTCGCCAAGGAATCCTACTCCAAATATTACAGTACAACGACCTCGTACGATTTATGGCGTCAGTAAAGTTCACGCTGAACTCTTAGGAGAATATTATCATCATCGCTTCGGCCTCGATTTCCGATGTCTCCGATTTCCTGGTGTAATCAGCAGCGATCCGCCCGGCGGTGGTACCACCG ATTACGCTGTAGCAGTATTTCACGAGGGActgttaaacaaaaaataccaATGCTACTTAGAGCCTAACACGAGATTGCCAATGATATACATCGAAGATTGTCTGTCGGCACTCtttcagtttttaaatacGCCTGACGAGTTACTGCGTAGACGAGTTTACAACGTTACAGCTATGAGTTTCACACCTGAGGAGTTGTTCAACGAGCTCTTCAAATATATACCGGATTTGAAAATATCTTATAAACCAGATAAACGACAATATATCG CGGAAAGCTGGCCGCAAGTTTTTGACGATAGCGAAGCACGACGAGATTGGGGATGGCAACACAAATATGATCTACAGAGGCTGGTAGAGTTAATGGTGCGGGACGTCAGCACAAATTTTCTACCGAAACATCGACTAAAAGAAGTCAATAGTTACGTATAA
- the LOC139105766 gene encoding DNA primase large subunit — protein sequence MDYQARRRYTAVVDVKDLNSEYPYDMQIYNIPPTGELSLEEFQELGFDRLKMLRLMETTSCRGDLKTLEDRKKALCESLKSDGLIYYANLLLANGSNPQSEEHSQIRRKDHISHFILRLVYCHDVELTKWFTKQEVEFFKFRFSSLDKKGVEHMLNINNLDCIPISPDEKSELKNELSLSSGKVTNIDITDIYKVPFEKVIDLVRGRKVYLKGGMAYITHMDLSFVFISYFKENLIAGLERAKILYGNISDDERLTKYLTGLPSAFSGMARVVWSTTATPIDKLNDLSKTSYPLCMRTLHEALQTNSHLRNSGRMQYGLFLKGIGVTLEDALRFWRDAFLKKTDGAEFDKKYAYSIRHYFGKEGKQTNYTPFGCQKIISSSVGPGEYHGCPFRHMDRDSLAQKLTSCGVFASNMTEILDLAKDAQYHIACAKYFEVMHNKPASKPLLHPNAYFAESRLLLTDNDDNKDVDNKEKLFQNSVGTPGTLSSRKSDKYSTPSRNTEFAGTPKRNDRYVTPTRNTSAIGTPSTKEQPTNYKTPKRNKMTPVNIAEMLNDDDFTEFMDIDQSE from the exons ATGGACTATCAAGCTCGCCGACGTTACACGGCTGTCGTGGACGTAAAGGACCTGAACAGCGAGTATCCTTACGACATGCAGATATATAATATACCACCGACGGGCGAACTGTCGCTGGAGGAGTTTCAAGAATTGGGATTTGATAGATTGAAAA TGCTACGGCTGATGGAAACCACGAGTTGCAGAGGCGATTTAAAAACGCTGGAGGACCGCAAAAAGGCTCTCTGCGAGTCCTTGAAGTCTGATGGGTTGATATATTATGCAAATCTTCTGTTGGCCAATGGATCTAATCCACAATCGGAAGAGCATTCACAGATTAGAAGAAAAGATCACAtatcgcattttattttaagattgGTGTACTGCCATGATGTTGAACTTACCAAATGGTTCACCAAACAAGAAGTTGAATTCTTCAAGTTTAGATTTAGTTCATTAGACAAGAAGGGTGTTGAGCATATGTTGAATATTAACAACCTGGATTGCATACCT ATTTCCCCAGATGAAAAATCCGAGTTGAAAAATGAGCTTAGTTTATCATCTGGAAAAGTTACAAATATAGATATCACAGACATTTATAAAGTACCTTTTGAAAAAGTCATTGACTTGGTTAGAGGACGTAAGGTATACCTCAAAGGTGGAATGGCATACATCACTCATATGGATCTAAGTTTCGTGTTTATctcttattttaaagaaaatctaaTTGCAGGATTAGAG AGAGCAAAAATTCTGTATGGTAATATATCAGATGATGAAAGATTAACTAAATACTTAACAGGCCTTCCCTCGGCCTTCTCTGGAATGGCACGTGTTGTGTGGTCAACCACAGCTACACCTATTGACAAACTGAAcgat TTATCAAAAACTTCATATCCATTATGTATGAGAACTCTGCATGAAGCGCTACAAACTAACAGTCACTTAAGGAATTCAGGGCGAATGCAATATGGGTTATTCCTAAAAGGTATAGGCGTGACTTTAGAAGACGCTCTTCGTTTTTGGAGAGATGCATTCTTAAAAAAGACAGACGGAGCTGAATTTGACAAAAAATATGCGTACTCCATTAGGCACTATTTCGGCAAAGAAGGAAAACAAACGAATTACACTCCGTTCGGttgtcaaaaaattatatctagcTCGGTCGGGCCAGGAGAATATCATGGATGTCCTTTTAGACACATGGATCGGGATTCACTTGCCCAAAAGTTAACTAGTTGCGGTGTATTCGCTTCCA atatgACCGAAATATTGGACTTGGCTAAGGATGCACAATATCATATAGCGTGTGCCAAGTATTTTGAAGTTATGCATAATAAACCAGCGAGTAAACCACTTTTACATCCAAATGCATACTTTGCTGAAAGTCGTTTACTTTTAACCGACAACGATGATAATAAAG ATGTagataacaaagaaaaattatttcaaaattcgGTTGGAACTCCCGGAACTCTGTCTTCAAGAAAAAGTGATAAATATTCTACACCTTCCAGAAATACAGAGTTCGCTGGAACACCAAAGAGAAACGATAGATATGTTACACCTACAAGGAATACAAGTGCGATCGGCACACCTTCGACAAAAGAGCAACcaacaaattataaaactccaaaaaggaataaaatgaCACCAGTAAACATCGCGGAAATGTTGAATGATGATGATTTTACAGAATTTATGGATATAGATCAAAGCGAATGA